The Moorena producens PAL-8-15-08-1 genomic interval AGGGGATACCAGCGAAATGCACAAAGTGATGGCATTCCTAGAACACTCTAGTGTCAATGCCCGACGAGCCTGTATTCAAGACTTGATTGATGCTCGATACTACCAAGGAATTCCTAAAATTGCGACCTGTCCCATTTCCATGGTCTTCCGAATACGAGGAATTCGCCTCTTGGCAGAGGCTGGGTTGCCAGCCGGTGATATCACCTTTGAGGATATCGAACCATCACTCGATCAAGTGATTCGTGATCATCCTGATCACCTAGAGCTGGTTCATGAATATGACCAAATGCCCACTTTAGACTTCTTGATTAACGAGCTCTACCACACAGATTTTGGGCGGTGTTATCTAGCCAGTAAAACTCTGCTCAAGTTATCACCAGAAACTGTTGCTGACGCCCTACTTGCTACCTATGGTGACAAAGGCCATAACGATTATGGTGCTCACTACCATGTTGTCAAACTCTTAGGTTGGCTGAAATACACCGATGCCTACGATTTGATAGTGGAAGCCCTACACAATAAAGCACCGCAGTTTCAGAAATCCCGTGCTGCTGCTGCTATTGCCTTGGGGAATTTAGGGGATGAACGGGCAATTCCCTTACTCCAAGACAACCTCAATACCAAGATTTTTGACTTGAAATATGCCAGTTTAATGGCATTAGAGCAGTTAGGGGATACCAGTAGTGCTCAAGATCTGGCAGCTCATGATTCAGATTGGTTGATTCGGGAGAAAGCAGTTACTAAAGCAGTTACTAGTCATTAGCCATTAGGATTAGTCATTAGTAACCTTGAAAAAGCGTCTTTAGTGTACTAAGGACTAATCCCATGCTCTGGTAATTGCTAATTGGGATCGCCTATCACACGCTTTGCAGCCAGGATAATATAGAGAATTATCACCGCCATAGTCTAGGCCAGATCATGACTGAGACAGTACCTCGAGTCAAATTACCTCCCCCTTTCCCTGACCACACCCAGCTACCGGAGTCAGATGGTACATTCGTGAAGAACTTTCAAGAGCATCCCCAAAGCATAATTCTAACGGATTCGATTGGAGAGATATTACAACAACGACATCCTGATGGACAATATG includes:
- a CDS encoding HEAT repeat domain-containing protein, which translates into the protein MDKRFANIFNLTEDQAIALLKTPLDQLEDQSDRYLAASHLINFPSERSINALIETVQDQNSELYHRIARRKAVESLGRLKASVALPIIRSCLTDEDCYTVENAVWAIGEIGTQDPEILEEIAQLLEKPGQTYRVIIQTLAALDYKPALDRIKTFTKSDNEPIASAAIATVCRFTGDTSEMHKVMAFLEHSSVNARRACIQDLIDARYYQGIPKIATCPISMVFRIRGIRLLAEAGLPAGDITFEDIEPSLDQVIRDHPDHLELVHEYDQMPTLDFLINELYHTDFGRCYLASKTLLKLSPETVADALLATYGDKGHNDYGAHYHVVKLLGWLKYTDAYDLIVEALHNKAPQFQKSRAAAAIALGNLGDERAIPLLQDNLNTKIFDLKYASLMALEQLGDTSSAQDLAAHDSDWLIREKAVTKAVTSH